The Thermosinus carboxydivorans Nor1 genome window below encodes:
- a CDS encoding glycosyltransferase, whose product MKRVLIASPVRQKPNILAEFLTCLAQLETAGLAVEYAFIDDNDVLSDQLQAFAAAKPQTTILRGMENSHYYQCNEQTHFWQDDIIWKVARYKDIFIQMARDREFDYLFLVDSDLALHPKTITHLVSLGKDIVAEVYWTRWEKDLIPLPQVWLGGQYRLHALQTGEELSPEETAQRQNNFLRMLQCPGIYKVGGLGACTLISAAALRAGVSFRKIYNLDLIGEDRHFCVRAAALGFELYADTCYPPYHMYRESELSGLSQHKELYDYAQQRPSPRLMLAMLVRNEADRYLEKVLTHATRYVHEAVILDDASTDHTIAVCRRCLASLPHKIVVNDEPGFHNEVALRKQLWDLAVETKPDWILILDADEVFEDKIVDVMPHLLRSPHFDAYYFRLYDMWTEKQYREDEYWQAHKYYRPFLVRYKPGYNYVWQETAQHCGRFPISIASLRGATCQVRLQHWGWVRPADRLEKYYRYQKLDPQAHYGVREQYLSILDPKPRLLFWQEEE is encoded by the coding sequence GTGAAACGGGTGTTAATCGCCAGCCCAGTTAGGCAGAAACCAAACATCTTGGCTGAGTTTCTTACTTGCCTGGCGCAGCTGGAAACAGCAGGGCTTGCAGTAGAGTACGCGTTCATTGACGACAATGACGTCTTAAGTGATCAGCTGCAAGCCTTTGCCGCGGCTAAGCCCCAGACTACCATTTTGCGCGGTATGGAAAATTCCCATTATTACCAGTGCAACGAACAAACTCATTTTTGGCAGGACGACATCATTTGGAAAGTGGCCCGCTATAAAGATATATTTATTCAAATGGCGCGTGACAGAGAGTTTGATTATCTCTTCCTGGTCGATTCCGATTTGGCGCTCCATCCTAAGACCATTACCCACCTTGTGAGTTTGGGCAAAGATATTGTTGCCGAGGTCTATTGGACCAGGTGGGAAAAGGACTTAATTCCTTTGCCGCAGGTGTGGCTGGGGGGGCAGTACCGGCTGCATGCTCTGCAGACAGGGGAAGAGTTAAGTCCTGAAGAAACTGCCCAACGGCAAAATAATTTTTTGCGCATGCTACAATGTCCAGGAATATACAAGGTAGGAGGACTTGGAGCGTGTACGCTGATTAGCGCCGCGGCTTTGCGAGCGGGTGTTTCTTTTCGAAAAATTTATAATCTTGACTTGATTGGTGAAGACCGCCATTTTTGCGTGCGGGCAGCTGCACTGGGGTTCGAACTTTATGCCGATACCTGTTACCCGCCTTACCATATGTACCGGGAGTCTGAATTGTCTGGCCTTAGCCAGCATAAAGAACTATATGACTATGCTCAGCAAAGGCCTTCACCCCGCCTGATGCTGGCAATGTTGGTGCGCAACGAGGCAGACCGTTACTTGGAGAAAGTACTCACCCATGCGACCCGTTATGTGCATGAAGCTGTCATCCTGGACGATGCCAGCACAGACCATACCATTGCTGTGTGCCGCCGTTGCCTTGCTAGCCTGCCGCATAAAATAGTTGTCAATGACGAGCCGGGATTTCATAATGAAGTGGCGTTGCGTAAGCAGCTGTGGGATCTGGCGGTGGAAACTAAACCTGATTGGATACTAATTTTGGATGCTGACGAGGTGTTTGAGGACAAAATTGTTGACGTCATGCCTCATCTGTTGCGCAGCCCTCATTTTGACGCATATTACTTCCGCCTTTACGATATGTGGACCGAAAAACAGTACCGCGAGGATGAATATTGGCAAGCGCACAAATATTACCGGCCGTTTTTAGTTCGTTACAAGCCCGGTTATAATTACGTTTGGCAAGAAACAGCCCAGCATTGCGGACGTTTTCCGATTAGTATCGCCAGCCTGCGGGGAGCAACTTGCCAGGTGCGCTTGCAGCACTGGGGGTGGGTCCGGCCGGCCGACCGGCTGGAAAAATACTATCGCTATCAAAAGCTTGATCCCCAAGCGCATTATGGGGTGAGAGAACAATATTTATCTATCTTGGACCCTAAGCCCCGGTTGCTTTTCTGGCAAGAAGAGGAGTAA
- a CDS encoding glycosyltransferase family 2 protein — translation MNTAVFLSLCIIVKNEEHCLARCLKSVANIADEIVVVDTGSTDNTVNVAREHGARVFFYEWEDDFAAARNYAISKAQGDWLLVLDADEELSSVTRQELLAFMRQTPAEGYYFRICSYLDESGSMVDDYVVRLFKNLPEYRFVGTIHEQIAGTILSCNEGGGLAFVPFTIRHYGYCRQEIEHKRKFNRNTAIIRKALRKNVQDPFLHYSLGIEYLHNKDYQQADEWLQKAVVLLKGDEGYIPQLITAILLVKLALPDDPGAETWFRKAVLALPENADIRCLYGLWLMQRHNYQDAVAALEEVANKGYLAERGRLTALLGDAYSLAGKYDQAVECYIEAINSSSGKIVLHCWQRLLRVWLHNPEIGEKALVNVLSSEKTANLFRLTYEAGRFELALAASLYAARERGKANDIAAMTAYCNIYRQLLVAAPTAGPLPAHVYGILTNGAEILLLQCTLMQMGGGNIARIKQATDLAVREQLRLIAVLVQATAPHDLPLSFWQGVLLGETGVNRQPS, via the coding sequence ATGAACACAGCCGTTTTTCTTTCGCTATGTATCATCGTCAAAAATGAAGAGCATTGTCTCGCGCGGTGTCTAAAGAGCGTTGCAAATATTGCGGATGAGATAGTCGTTGTCGATACAGGGTCAACCGATAATACAGTGAATGTTGCGCGAGAGCATGGGGCACGGGTGTTTTTTTACGAGTGGGAAGATGATTTTGCGGCGGCTCGCAACTATGCCATCAGCAAAGCGCAGGGAGATTGGCTGCTAGTATTGGATGCCGATGAAGAACTGAGCTCGGTAACTAGGCAGGAATTACTCGCCTTTATGCGGCAAACCCCGGCGGAAGGGTATTATTTCCGGATTTGCAGCTATTTAGATGAAAGCGGCAGCATGGTTGATGATTATGTTGTCCGTTTATTTAAAAATTTACCTGAGTACAGATTCGTGGGAACGATTCACGAGCAGATTGCCGGAACTATTCTCAGCTGCAATGAAGGCGGCGGGCTTGCTTTCGTCCCTTTTACCATTCGCCACTATGGGTATTGCCGGCAGGAAATTGAACATAAGCGGAAGTTTAACCGTAACACCGCCATTATTCGCAAAGCGCTTAGAAAAAATGTGCAAGACCCGTTTCTGCATTACAGTCTTGGAATTGAGTACCTTCATAATAAAGACTATCAACAGGCAGATGAGTGGCTGCAAAAAGCCGTTGTTTTGTTAAAAGGGGATGAAGGCTATATTCCGCAACTAATTACGGCGATTTTACTGGTTAAGTTGGCACTGCCTGACGACCCTGGTGCGGAAACATGGTTTCGCAAGGCTGTACTGGCGCTACCAGAAAACGCCGATATACGTTGCCTGTATGGCTTGTGGCTTATGCAGCGACATAACTATCAGGACGCCGTCGCAGCTTTAGAGGAGGTGGCAAATAAAGGATACTTGGCAGAGCGTGGTCGACTCACCGCCTTGTTGGGTGATGCGTATTCGCTGGCTGGGAAATATGATCAGGCGGTCGAGTGTTATATAGAAGCTATTAATAGTAGTTCGGGCAAAATCGTGTTGCATTGTTGGCAGCGGCTGCTCAGAGTGTGGTTGCACAACCCTGAGATAGGCGAGAAAGCTTTAGTGAACGTGCTTTCATCAGAAAAAACGGCAAATTTGTTCAGGTTGACATATGAGGCCGGTCGGTTTGAATTGGCTCTTGCCGCCAGCCTGTACGCTGCTCGCGAGCGGGGCAAGGCCAATGACATTGCGGCGATGACAGCTTATTGCAATATATATCGCCAATTGCTTGTTGCAGCGCCAACGGCAGGACCGCTGCCCGCACACGTCTATGGCATTTTAACTAACGGGGCGGAAATATTGCTGCTGCAATGTACGCTTATGCAAATGGGCGGCGGTAATATCGCGAGGATTAAACAAGCGACAGACTTAGCCGTGCGGGAACAGCTCAGGCTGATCGCAGTCCTTGTGCAAGCGACTGCGCCCCATGATCTACCATTATCGTTCTGGCAGGGGGTGTTATTAGGTGAAACGGGTGTTAATCGCCAGCCCAGTTAG
- a CDS encoding MgtC/SapB family protein: MISDLDICIRVAVAFVLGGIIGYERQSRNKWAGLRTHVLVCLGSCLIMILSINIYYSVQGQTNADPARLAAQVVSGIGFLGAGTIMKEGATVKGLTTAASIWVVSGVGLAVGAGYFWGALFTTCLVLLTLTTLSRLEKSYSQGYTATLLLSIVDKPGQIGKIGSYLGQHCVSIRDIRIEEHDDHGHSLLVTLMLHFPDRVNVNEVIANLMAIDGVMAVKRE; encoded by the coding sequence ATGATCAGTGACCTTGACATCTGCATCCGCGTCGCCGTGGCCTTCGTGCTGGGCGGTATTATCGGCTATGAACGGCAGTCGCGCAATAAATGGGCCGGTCTTCGCACCCATGTGCTTGTGTGTCTGGGGTCTTGCCTCATCATGATTTTGTCCATCAATATTTATTATTCGGTACAGGGCCAGACCAACGCCGACCCGGCGCGGCTGGCGGCCCAAGTGGTGAGCGGCATCGGCTTCCTCGGCGCCGGTACCATCATGAAGGAAGGGGCGACGGTCAAGGGACTGACCACAGCGGCCAGCATCTGGGTGGTATCAGGTGTAGGCCTGGCGGTAGGGGCCGGCTATTTTTGGGGCGCCTTGTTTACTACTTGTCTGGTTTTACTGACTCTTACCACGCTTTCCCGGTTAGAAAAAAGCTACAGTCAAGGTTATACTGCCACGTTGCTCCTGTCGATTGTCGATAAGCCTGGGCAGATTGGCAAAATCGGGTCTTATCTGGGACAACACTGCGTCAGTATCCGCGACATCCGTATTGAAGAACATGATGATCATGGTCATTCGCTGTTGGTTACGCTGATGCTGCACTTTCCTGACCGGGTCAATGTCAATGAGGTAATCGCTAATCTTATGGCTATTGACGGTGTGATGGCGGTGAAAAGGGAATGA
- a CDS encoding glycosyltransferase: protein MVRTISLCMIVKDEEANLARCLNSVRGAVDEIVVVDTGSTDRTRAVAELAGAKVISRKWQDDFSAARNASLELATGDWILFLDADEELAPGSADVLRRVITDECEGYFMKVVNFIGAADNIETVPDLVFRMFRNKPEYRFRGAIHEQIVDVILEKNKQAIFKVAEGIVIRHYGYLQQHIIAKDKINRNLSIITRECANDPDNKTLRYHYGVELYRAERYLEAADELAKVAAAVDSGVVYYPKLLRYIALAYYGAREYELALAAITKGLQLFPDYADLYYYGGIIQLEQQAYAGAWEWFQRAIATPEQPAYYASFAGCRGFRAYYQLGALAEMFGDEEEALRYYILSLRDNAEFALSLKAIVRILNPRKYPEYAMRAIEKICEFCTADAYRLIGMICFAEGAYELALNYFEKIDSSSIEAYTEVLKAICLIQQQRLMEAIRILDKMPPGHPQFPLAQFNKIVGFWLLKNRKKVRSLCDEFLAAGLSADASKVVAMLKDSLYTRRSVPLQVLGKEGIDLVKDIVLRALDRRELALAQGLLARLDKTVQKEYALELSHVFSKYEYWDIALEYAELYLQEHDDSAEAWFHLAEILVQTNQFERGSLCYHRAITIDTRRPQYYVKLIKLYQAMRRKLLGDAAQQFPQMPIFKQLLEEAPQE from the coding sequence ATGGTAAGAACCATCAGTTTGTGCATGATTGTAAAAGACGAAGAAGCAAACTTGGCACGGTGTTTAAATAGTGTGCGCGGGGCGGTCGACGAAATTGTCGTAGTTGATACGGGCTCGACAGACCGGACAAGAGCAGTCGCAGAGTTGGCAGGCGCCAAAGTAATTTCGCGCAAGTGGCAAGACGATTTTAGCGCTGCTCGTAACGCTTCCTTGGAACTGGCTACAGGCGACTGGATTTTGTTTCTTGATGCCGACGAGGAGCTTGCGCCGGGCAGTGCTGATGTACTGCGGCGTGTGATCACTGACGAATGCGAAGGATATTTTATGAAAGTCGTAAATTTTATCGGCGCGGCCGACAACATCGAAACTGTACCTGACCTGGTATTCAGGATGTTTCGCAATAAGCCCGAATACCGCTTTCGGGGAGCGATTCATGAGCAGATTGTTGACGTTATTCTCGAAAAGAACAAGCAAGCAATATTTAAGGTTGCCGAAGGGATTGTTATTAGGCACTATGGCTACTTACAGCAACATATTATCGCTAAGGACAAAATAAACAGAAATTTAAGCATTATTACCAGAGAATGTGCTAATGACCCCGATAATAAAACGCTACGCTACCATTACGGGGTAGAGTTATACCGGGCCGAGCGTTACCTGGAAGCGGCGGATGAATTGGCAAAAGTAGCGGCGGCTGTTGATAGCGGCGTTGTTTACTACCCCAAACTGCTTAGGTATATCGCCTTGGCTTACTATGGAGCGCGCGAGTACGAACTGGCATTGGCGGCTATAACAAAAGGGCTGCAGTTATTTCCCGATTATGCTGACTTATATTACTACGGGGGAATAATCCAGCTCGAGCAGCAAGCATATGCCGGTGCTTGGGAATGGTTCCAGCGAGCCATTGCTACACCAGAACAGCCGGCCTATTATGCGTCTTTTGCCGGCTGCCGCGGCTTTCGCGCCTATTACCAATTGGGCGCTTTGGCAGAAATGTTTGGCGACGAGGAAGAAGCCCTGCGCTATTATATTCTCAGCCTGAGGGATAATGCGGAGTTTGCCCTGTCGCTTAAGGCCATTGTGCGTATTTTAAATCCTCGCAAATACCCGGAATATGCCATGCGGGCAATCGAGAAAATCTGCGAATTTTGCACTGCCGACGCGTACCGCCTGATTGGGATGATTTGCTTTGCAGAAGGGGCGTATGAGCTAGCCCTAAATTATTTTGAAAAAATTGATAGTTCAAGTATTGAAGCTTATACCGAAGTCTTGAAAGCCATTTGTTTGATACAACAGCAAAGATTGATGGAAGCAATACGCATTTTGGACAAAATGCCGCCAGGCCATCCGCAATTTCCGTTGGCGCAATTTAATAAAATCGTGGGATTTTGGTTGTTGAAAAACCGTAAAAAAGTACGCAGCTTATGCGATGAATTCTTGGCAGCTGGCTTGTCAGCCGATGCAAGTAAAGTGGTTGCCATGCTCAAGGATTCGTTATATACGCGGCGTTCTGTTCCGCTGCAAGTTTTGGGGAAAGAAGGAATAGATCTAGTCAAAGATATTGTTTTGCGTGCGCTGGACAGGCGAGAATTAGCACTCGCCCAAGGATTGTTAGCGCGGCTAGATAAAACGGTGCAAAAAGAATATGCCTTGGAGCTGTCCCATGTTTTTAGCAAATATGAATATTGGGACATCGCGCTTGAATATGCGGAGTTATATTTACAGGAACATGACGATAGTGCGGAGGCCTGGTTCCATTTAGCGGAAATTCTTGTTCAGACAAACCAGTTTGAACGCGGAAGCCTGTGTTATCATCGGGCTATAACCATCGATACCCGGCGCCCGCAATACTATGTAAAGCTAATAAAGTTATATCAAGCGATGCGTCGGAAGTTGCTGGGGGATGCGGCGCAGCAATTTCCGCAAATGCCAATCTTCAAGCAGCTCTTAGAGGAGGCGCCGCAAGAATGA
- a CDS encoding sugar-binding transcriptional regulator yields MKDIARLHRKIAPELISVMEDRYNILRHIQYAQPVGWRALAAMLGVGERIVRAQVDFLKNAGLVDFSPLGMTVTDEGGALLSELAAYIRLVRGLTDLEEELAVKLRLERVVIIPGDSQADAAVQRELGRAAAGVLSQYLGDNMTIAVSGGSTMATLADAVQFSAPGTTVVPARGGLGEQVEYQANTIAARIAGKLGGRYRLLHIPDGLSEEALEAILASDGNVRAVADMIKRAHILVHGIGQAAQMAARRGLPAETIREITARGAVGEALGQYCTITGDVVYVTNSVGLRLADLTGIGRVIAVAGGSSKAAAIVAVTGAGGQDILITDEAAARAIQGIINS; encoded by the coding sequence GTGAAAGACATCGCCCGGCTGCACCGAAAAATTGCTCCCGAACTTATAAGTGTTATGGAAGATCGTTATAATATACTCCGGCATATTCAGTATGCCCAGCCGGTAGGCTGGCGCGCGCTGGCCGCCATGCTGGGCGTGGGTGAGCGCATTGTTCGTGCCCAGGTAGATTTTTTAAAAAATGCCGGCTTGGTCGACTTTTCGCCGCTGGGCATGACGGTAACCGACGAAGGCGGCGCCCTGCTGAGCGAACTGGCGGCTTATATCCGCCTGGTGCGCGGGCTTACTGACCTGGAAGAAGAGCTTGCCGTCAAACTGCGTCTTGAGCGGGTAGTTATCATTCCTGGCGATAGCCAGGCGGACGCGGCGGTGCAGCGCGAGCTCGGCCGAGCGGCCGCGGGAGTATTAAGCCAATATCTGGGAGATAATATGACCATTGCGGTAAGTGGCGGCTCTACCATGGCTACTCTCGCCGACGCCGTCCAGTTTAGCGCGCCGGGCACCACGGTGGTGCCGGCCCGCGGTGGGTTGGGCGAACAGGTGGAATACCAGGCCAATACTATCGCTGCCCGGATTGCGGGCAAGCTGGGGGGGCGGTACCGCCTGCTGCACATTCCTGACGGTTTAAGCGAGGAAGCGCTGGAGGCCATTCTTGCCAGTGACGGCAACGTACGGGCAGTAGCCGACATGATTAAACGCGCCCATATTTTGGTTCATGGCATCGGACAGGCGGCTCAAATGGCTGCCCGCCGCGGCTTGCCGGCAGAGACGATCAGGGAAATTACGGCCCGCGGCGCGGTAGGCGAAGCCTTGGGCCAGTACTGCACCATTACGGGCGATGTCGTGTATGTTACTAACAGCGTAGGGTTGCGCCTGGCTGATTTAACCGGTATTGGCCGGGTTATTGCCGTAGCGGGCGGAAGCTCTAAGGCAGCCGCTATTGTCGCTGTCACCGGGGCCGGCGGGCAGGACATTCTGATTACCGACGAGGCCGCCGCCCGCGCCATCCAGGGTATTATAAACTCTTAA
- a CDS encoding glycosyltransferase, producing the protein MIFQRVSLAMIVRNEGSRIAKCLASVKDVVDEIVVVDTGSCDDTVQIARTFTDKVYCLPWQNDFAAARNFAIDQTTHEWILSLDADERLDAKPGELHALINQPRYSAYCLPLYALKVANDGREQERIMVLRLFRREHRYKGFVHEYVHVSDPATIGVALSPAIYHDAVAPAERRRRRGRNIALLKKALAKEPDDPFWQYYLGAEWLGLGRIELAAVALRQALSNFSLQQVTFRSAAVRYLMQCYKHLGEIDKAICLCLEESERYPDYCDLFFDGGVLFELKGEYEVARKWFQEAVKLGPPALAYFHTDGTNGYLAHYHLGYCAEKLGLYNEAMQYYVAALNNTQNYYYPLYQLVLLKLTRHSVQDVVDFLAERNYLKVPEVAEKMAELFWTLGMPAIALRCLTHSNPEHDTGWELLAKCQIYGGDIYSALQCLRQMRRQGKRLSGEVLGDEIVALLMLERCAEAREKLWELWREREYRDIFWAAFCLYKKMCCAVSQPLVNRKAVAALLDLRRRCLVAQPCDVRKQQRFAEVIKAVHAVLASEPVATTELLAELEQAEQELKHTARMRGLYR; encoded by the coding sequence ATGATATTTCAACGCGTTTCCTTAGCAATGATCGTGCGTAATGAGGGCAGCCGTATTGCCAAATGCTTGGCAAGTGTTAAGGACGTAGTGGACGAGATTGTCGTCGTTGACACAGGTTCGTGCGACGATACCGTACAAATTGCCAGAACTTTTACAGATAAGGTTTACTGTTTGCCTTGGCAGAATGATTTTGCTGCGGCGCGTAACTTTGCTATCGATCAAACGACGCATGAATGGATACTTTCGCTGGACGCTGATGAGCGCCTGGACGCCAAGCCGGGTGAGCTTCATGCCTTGATTAATCAGCCCCGCTATAGCGCCTATTGTTTGCCTTTATATGCCCTGAAAGTAGCAAATGACGGCCGGGAACAGGAAAGGATTATGGTACTGCGCTTGTTTCGGCGGGAGCACCGTTACAAAGGGTTTGTTCATGAATATGTGCACGTCAGTGATCCAGCGACAATCGGCGTTGCCTTGAGTCCGGCGATATATCACGATGCCGTTGCGCCAGCGGAGCGGCGCAGGCGGAGGGGCAGAAATATTGCGCTCTTGAAAAAAGCGCTTGCTAAAGAGCCTGACGACCCCTTTTGGCAGTATTATTTAGGCGCGGAGTGGCTTGGCTTGGGGCGAATCGAGCTGGCTGCCGTAGCTTTGCGTCAAGCGTTGAGTAATTTTTCACTGCAGCAAGTAACTTTTCGTAGCGCGGCTGTTCGCTACCTTATGCAGTGCTACAAACATTTGGGAGAAATTGACAAAGCAATTTGTCTATGCCTGGAAGAAAGTGAACGCTATCCCGATTACTGTGATCTTTTTTTCGACGGCGGCGTGCTGTTCGAATTGAAAGGCGAATACGAAGTTGCCCGCAAGTGGTTCCAAGAAGCGGTGAAATTAGGGCCGCCGGCGCTGGCTTATTTTCATACTGACGGAACGAATGGCTACTTGGCCCATTATCATTTGGGCTATTGCGCGGAAAAACTCGGCTTGTATAATGAGGCCATGCAATACTATGTAGCAGCCTTAAACAATACTCAAAACTATTATTACCCCCTGTATCAGCTTGTTTTGTTAAAATTGACCCGGCATAGTGTGCAAGACGTGGTGGATTTCCTGGCTGAGCGTAACTATCTTAAAGTCCCTGAAGTAGCGGAAAAAATGGCCGAATTGTTTTGGACGCTGGGCATGCCGGCTATTGCCTTGCGTTGTTTGACTCACTCAAATCCTGAGCATGACACGGGCTGGGAATTGCTAGCTAAATGCCAGATTTATGGGGGCGATATCTATAGCGCTTTACAGTGCTTGCGGCAGATGCGGCGCCAAGGCAAAAGGCTTAGTGGCGAAGTTTTAGGAGATGAAATTGTCGCTTTGCTCATGCTGGAGCGCTGCGCTGAAGCACGCGAAAAACTGTGGGAGCTTTGGCGCGAGCGGGAATACCGGGATATCTTTTGGGCGGCATTTTGCCTTTATAAAAAAATGTGCTGCGCTGTCTCGCAGCCTTTAGTCAATCGTAAGGCAGTGGCAGCGCTACTTGACCTTAGGCGCCGCTGTTTGGTCGCCCAACCTTGTGATGTGCGCAAGCAGCAACGCTTTGCCGAAGTCATCAAGGCGGTCCATGCAGTCCTAGCCAGCGAACCCGTAGCAACTACTGAACTGCTGGCTGAGCTTGAACAAGCGGAGCAGGAACTGAAACACACTGCGAGGATGCGGGGGTTATACCGATGA
- a CDS encoding DUF6385 domain-containing protein, giving the protein MPNFKIIQDIADQARVKVYGSQNLPLKTDVEGSLAITGPASGLLVTAPAQGLLVTAPAEGLNVTGPVGGLLVTAPSKGLMVTAPAEGLSITGPAGGLLVTAPANGLLVTSTGLSVVPTVATTDVSVEITGLTDTAGWPTDTYNVIGLRQFSFGIVNRATSAENAQATVKLQISPDGSTWVDNSSVVTLNQNSATALVASIFLKYARVYYAAVNAASTVDLSIFLQGQA; this is encoded by the coding sequence ATGCCAAACTTCAAGATCATCCAAGATATAGCCGACCAGGCGCGCGTAAAGGTATACGGTTCGCAAAACCTACCTTTGAAAACCGACGTTGAAGGCAGTTTAGCAATTACCGGCCCTGCAAGCGGCCTTTTGGTCACCGCTCCGGCGCAAGGCCTACTGGTCACTGCTCCGGCCGAAGGGCTGAACGTCACCGGGCCGGTAGGCGGCCTGCTCGTTACTGCGCCGTCCAAAGGCTTAATGGTAACCGCTCCGGCTGAAGGCCTTAGCATTACCGGCCCTGCAGGCGGCCTTTTGGTCACCGCTCCAGCCAATGGCTTGTTGGTTACAAGTACCGGCCTTTCGGTTGTTCCTACCGTAGCGACTACGGATGTGAGCGTGGAGATAACTGGTCTAACCGATACAGCCGGCTGGCCTACCGACACGTACAATGTTATCGGTCTGAGACAGTTTTCGTTTGGCATAGTCAACCGTGCTACTTCGGCCGAAAACGCGCAAGCTACGGTTAAACTACAAATCAGTCCTGACGGTTCCACATGGGTTGACAACAGCAGCGTGGTTACTTTGAACCAGAACTCCGCAACTGCGCTAGTTGCGTCTATCTTCCTCAAATATGCTCGCGTATATTATGCAGCGGTCAACGCGGCCAGTACCGTAGACCTCTCCATCTTCCTGCAAGGGCAAGCTTAA